One stretch of Rhizoctonia solani chromosome 8, complete sequence DNA includes these proteins:
- a CDS encoding UvrD-helicase domain protein produces the protein MATPSYLQNLNEAQYRAVTSTPAGALQILAGPGSGKTRVLTCRVANLIIGHEIPAPSICAVTFTNKAAAEMRVRLTRLVGPSETSRLVIGTFHAICANYLRKYGTAIGLATNFSICDSDESKKTISTLLQKHTSEIESIGLDLKEPIVRSMISKAKATGQTPQEMLRIASSVSTQDKIQAAVALIYEEYDAVLRAANALDFDDLLVMGLKVLKAAPRAIAKLRHVLVDEFQDTNTMQYELMRVLADACGRCVSVVGDPDQSIYGWRSADVTNLSRMRKDFPGTNTIYLEENYRSTGSIVSSSLAIVSQGTLFLLASAHNLFHHKFQTSNAEFGSATEEASFLARELRRVVASSGGMIGYGDCAVLLRFNALSRVIESALQQESVPSRVLGGHKFFERAEVKDLLVYLQLADNPAFTPAFVRAVNVPKRGVGEKSVAEIVSRASSEKTSAFNVIERICDGMAPDIKPPIKRKVSELVRLIRQLRKWASEGVLAADLIRRTVDDIGYEAHLQRTQPDWETRWENVQELINFAAGVELPEPEVLNSEDEGDYLEHDVGAYPSESEELAAGSTTLETMSSSKPGSTKGLAATNPQKQAGKLLARSSGSQGRDTITMKQATLSSWRSASRPNSTLPQPQQPEPLDDDVLDLTGTDDEEISSEKLIDGDVPTKKLLQPRRDNQQTPLRAFLQASLLSTDSETKEEESKGKVTITTCHAAKGLEWPVVIVPAVEGGTYPFYRAEDVEEERMYPSTSIAVPYPLELQNGWSFVTSVNPGETRKTTLSEFVTCIIQQDLRNLPLLTKDELVVFGKILSRAVPSNEVIQKGLREFRRVPRLRDHERDEPVDIDEASNPSWKYTANESGNASRAARPSSIAASHEGFTTFSLASVRSFDQVTTAGSKKVRMNVGDGATGTPRLSSSTNSGQTIKPKSASGLAYLSRGPTASHSSKQVSAQAKPLSSSTIGTSTSKVAVAPPKPANSAFRPPTFIANGATPNAASAVAGAKRRLGMGHFAGGALSAQKFRQVEKGVKSGNDT, from the exons ATGGCCACTCCgagctatttacagaatCTTAACGAAGCTCAGTATCGCG CGGTTACCTCTACCCCGGCCGGTGCCTTACAGATCCTGGCTGGTCCAGGCAGCGGCAAGACGCGAGTTCTCACTTGTCGCGTTGCAAACTTGATCATAGGTCATGAAATCCCAGCACCTTCCATATGTGCCGTAACATTCACCAATAAGGCCGCAGCAGAGATGCGCGTTCGGCTCACTCGTTTAGTTGGTCCTAGCGAGACCTCCCGATTGGTGATTGGCACCTTCCATGCCATATGTGCCAA TTATCTTCGAAAGTACGGTACGGCAATTGGGCTAGCTACTAATTTCTCGATTTGCGATAGCGATGAAAG CAAGAAGACCATATCTACTTTACTACAGAAACACACCTCCGAGATCGAGTCAATTGGATTGGATCTCAAAGAGCCAATCGTGCGCTCTATGATATCTAAAGCCAAAGCCACCGGCCAAACACCGCAGGAAATGCTTCGCATAGCTTCTTCGGTCTCGACACAAGACAAGATTCAGGCTGCAGTTGCACTCATATACGAAGAATACGACGCCGTACTGCGTGCAGCTAATGCACTAGATTTCGATGACCTTTTGGTTATGGGTCTGAAGGTGCTGAAAGCGGCACCAAGGGCTATTGCAAAGTTGCGCCATGTTTTAGTTGATGAATT TCAGGACACGAATACTATGCAGTACGAACTTATGAGAGTTCTCGCTGATGCATGTGGTCGATGCGTCAGTGTGGTCGGTGACCCAGATCAGTCTA TTTATGGGTGGCGCTCTGCTG ATGTGACCAATTTGTCTCGGATGCGCAAAG ATTTTCCCGGAACAAACACAATTTATTTGGAGGAAAACTACCGTTCTACAGGATCGATTGTTTCCAGCTCCCTTGCTATAGTTTCTCAAGGCACGTTGTTCTTACTTGCTTCTGCACACAATCTATTTCATCATAAATTTCAGACAAGCAACGC GGAATTTGGATCAGCTACTGAAGAAGCAAGCTTTCTCGCGCGGGAGTTGAGAAGAGTGGTTGCAAGCTCTGGGGGAATGATTGGGTACGGTGACTGTGCTGTTCTAC TACGTTTTAATGCCCTATCCCGGGTGATCGAATCCGCACTTCAACAGGAAAGTGTTCCGAGTCGAGTGTTAGGAGGCCACAAGTTCTTTGAACGCGCAGAGGTGAAGGACTTGTTGGTCTATTTACAGTTAGCCGATAATCCGGCGTTTACTCCAGCATTTGTGAGAGCCGTAAACGTGCCGAAACGCGGAGTTGGGGAAAAG TCTGTTGCTGAAATCGTTTCTCGGGCATCGTCTGAAAAGACCAGCGCATTCAACGTAATAGAGCGAATTTGCGATGGCATGGCCCCTGACATTAAACCACCTATCAAACGAAAAGTATCAGAGTTAGTACGCCTCATCAGACAATTAAGGAAATGGGCATCAGAG GGCGTCCTTGCCGCGGACCTCATCAGACGCACAGTTGATGATATTGGGTATGAGGCACATCTTCAGCGCACCCAACCGGACTGGGAAACACGCTGGGAAAACGTACAGGAGTTAATCAACTTTGCTGCCGGAGTTGAACTCCCAGAACCGGAGGTTTTGAATTCTGAAGATGAAGGTGACTATTTGGAGCACGATGTGGGCGCGTATCCCTCAGAAAGTGAGGAATTGGCTGCTGGTAGTACCACTTTGGAAACCATGAGCAGCAGCAAACCCGGCAGTACGAAAGGACTTGCCGCTACAAACCCTCAAAAGCAAGCCGGAAAACTTTTGGCCCGGTCATCGGGATCACAGGGACGAGATACAATAACCATGAAGCAGGCAACGTTGTCAAGTTGGCGAAGCGCCTCGAGGCCCAACTCCACTCTGCCTCAACCACAACAGCCAGAACCACTGGACGACGATGTTCTGGACTTGACTGGcactgatgatgaggaaatCTCTTCGGAAAAACTTATCGATGGAGATGTTCCCACCAAGAAGCTACTACAGCCACGACGAGACAA CCAACAAACCCCGCTCAGAGCGTTCCTTCAAGCCTCTTTATTATCAACTGACAGCGAGaccaaggaagaggaaagCAAAGGC AAAGTTACCATAACCACTTGCCATGCTGCCAAAGGCCTCGAATGGCCAGTTGTAATTGTTCCTGCAG TGGAAGGTGGAACCTATCCGTTTTACAGAGCAGAAGATGTAGAAGAGGAACG CATGTACCCGAGCACAAGCATTGCTGTACCTTACCCACTCGAGCTCCAGAATGGTTGGAG TTTTGTGACGTCGGTCAATCCAGGGGAAACCCGAAAGACGACTTTGTCCGAATTTGTAACATGTATAATTCAACAAGATCTA CGCAATCTTCCGCTGTTGACCAAAGATGAGCTTGTAGTGTTCGGCAAGATCCTTTCACGAGCGGTCCCATCGAACGAAGTTATCCAAAAAGGTCTTCGAGAATT CCGTCGTGTACCACGGCTGCGGGATCACGAACGCGATGAGCCAGTCGATATAGACGAAGCCTCGAACCCCTCTTGGAAATACACGGCTAATGAATCTGGGAATGCTAGCAGGGCTGCAA GACCATCTTCGATTGCCGCTTCACACGAGGGATTCACTACCTTTTCACTTGCATCTGTTCGATCATTTGACCAGGTAACTACAGCTGGCTCAAAGAAGGTGCGAATGAATGTTGGTGATGGTGCTACGGGTACTCCCAGGCTGAGTTCCTCAACGAACTCGGGGCAAACCATCAAACCGAAGAGCGCAAGCGGACTTGCTTATCTGAGTCGAGGACCAACTGCTTCGCACTCGTCAAAACAGGTTAGTGCTCAGGCTAAACCTCTCTCAAGCTCCACGATAGGCACCAGCACTTCGAAAGTGGCGGTCGCGCCCCCCAAGCCAGCCAATTCGGCGTTTCGGCCGCCAACTTTTATCGCGAACGGCGCAACCCCAAATGCTGCCTCGGCCGTGGCTGGGGCTAAGAGGCGGTTGGGAATGGGGCATTTCGCTGGTGGCGCACTGTCAGCGCAAAAGTTTCGCCAGGTCGAGAAGGGGGTAAAATCCGGGAACGATACGTGA
- a CDS encoding phosphatase regulatory subunit domain-containing protein has product MPYSPPSSAFTAVDVPLFRRPTPGDNSASVSTHQSKRHTRTHSANMLNFSDERGPGAHKPLRGLPRRAKPSPAPVLTDPSSAMAATASATTADASTPRSMAAFGPPTIPRSSRTRPKFSVGDDDSSESNSASPKDSPSAENGPRQASTDQWSSASTAPKGLSIDTSSVYKEETPSVTVPFPLLSPEPATAEPPTRRAAILPLGSFAQFTSSFANGIQNDDMPTPVPRSLSSSMLPASPSPSPVPALLSPRLLPVGAQKNLSLNGSSHGRSASMADAGLDRSRSSPPASGATTPVIRKSNGQPLKPSLKSSLSSPNISSMNEPRRIAKSAPTTPRVHFKELGLESVRTFDKGARPITVSGEYNGADDTETETEPENGKGYPFPQVSSTQAFVRLAPTTSQLAFQPPPQSYVHLQYLSLPAIRPPRLHGTILVRNVAFGKTIVVRYTTDNWETASEINASYSSSLPPGIVPGSIDASWDKFTFTIKLDDIERSLPDRTLFCVVKYDAHGVGEWWDNNQGQNYRVEFERPESNGLGLTNPSKSGDQSSAPRSFNPLTYQTSSPTPPPPTTKPRSYSTSVVAPPPPIKAPPAPLSTGPQPHLLGLRLSNYVSPSANVPKIPALPKPAEKKEEPREVDSFSPPSSPEHVKRPLELPESDFGVDFHSEVYTPLAEPLKMPVTITPPDSAHNSPSSSPTMKRQPLLPPPSLPQSNDNGLLSPSSSPSQSLLITSPSSPSKAGANQAEQPTEDAAEEQNSPSSPPCFLDQAYSELVSRVCFHHSSPGGTPPYGLGVVTLSPKGGSPVGSGASSPATTSKNGLPRGGSYVLGTTPTFIK; this is encoded by the exons ATGCCATATTCACCGCCTTCCTCTGCGTTCACGGCGGTTGATGTGCCACTATTCAGGCGTCCCACGCCAGG TGACAACTCTGCCTCTGTGTCTACACACCAGAGCAAACGACACACCCGCACACACTCTGCAAACATGCTCAACTTTTCTGATGAGCGTGGGCCGGGCGCCCACAAGCCACTCCGAGGCCTTCCTCGCCGCGCAAAGCCGAGTCCGGCCCCGGTGCTGACCGATCCCTCGAGCGCGATGGCGGCGACAGCATCGGCAACGACGGCCGACGCGTCCACACCGCGCTCCATGGCGGCCTTTGGCCCACCCACAATACCTCGTTCTTCCCGCACTCGGCCAAAGTTCAGCGTGGGAGACGACGACTCGTCTGAGAGCAACAGTGCGAGCCCGAAAGACAGCCCGTCTGCAGAGAACGGCCCTCGCCAGGCCTCGACAGACCAATGGTCTTCTGCCAGCACAGCCCCCAAGGGCCTTTCGATCGACACTTCGTCCGTGTACAAGGAAGAAACCCCTTCGGTCACCGTTCCAttccctctcctttcccccgAACCAGCCACGGCCGAACCCCCCACCCGCCGCGCCGCAATACTCCCCCTGGGCTCATTCGCCCAGTTTACGTCGTCGTTTGCTAACGGCATCCAAAATGACGACATGCCTACGCCCGTGCCTCGATCCTTGTCCTCTTCAATGTTGCCGGCATCTCCGTCCCCTTCCCCCGTCCCGGCTCTTCTTAGCCCCCGTCTGCTTCCCGTCGGCGCCCAAAAGAATTTGTCACTCAATGGTTCCAGCCACGGTCGTTCGGCCTCTATGGCCGACGCTGGTCTCGATAGGTCACGGTCCTCTCCTCCCGCATCGGGCGCCACGACCCCCGTTATCCGCAAGTCCAATGGCCAGCCACTCAAGCCAAGCCTCAAGTCTTCCCTCAGCTCTCCCAACATCTCGTCCATGAACGAGCCGAGGAGGATTGCCAAAAGTGCTCCCACAACCCCGCGGGTCCACTTCAAAGAGCTAGG TCTGGAGTCGGTCAGGACATTTGACAAAGGCGCGCGTCCGATTACTGTATCCGGCGAGTACAATGGCGCAGACGATACAGAAACAGAAACCGAGCCCGAAAACGGCAAGGGTTACCCTTTCCCCCAGGTCTCTTCCACCCAGGCCTTCGTCCGACTTGCCCCAACCACTTCACAACTTGCTTTCCAGCCACCCCCGCAGTCATACGTCCATCTCCAATATCTATCCCTGCCAGCCATACGCCCACCCCGCCTCCATGGCACCATTCTTGTTCGCAACGTGGCCTTTGGAAAAACAATCGTTGTCCGATATACAACAGACAACTGGGAGACCGCAAGCGAAATCAACGCGTCGTACAGCTCGAGTCTTCCACCTGGCATCGTGCCTGGCTCAATTGATGCTTCATGGGACAAGTTTACGTTTACCATCAAGCTCGATGACATTGAACGAAGCTTGCCCGATCGCACCCTGTTCTGCGTGGTCAAGTACGATGCGCATGGCGTAGGCGAATGGTGGGATAACAATCAAGGCCAAAACTACCGCGTCGAATTCGAGCGCCCGGAATCGAACGGGCTCGGTCTCACCAACCCATCCAAATCTGGAGATCAGTCTTCTGCACCCAGATCATTCAATCCTCTTACATACCAGACCAGCTCCCCCACGCCCCCGCCACCTACGACCAAGCCGCGCTCGTACTCGACATCAGTCGTCGCTCCCCCTCCACCCATCAAAGCGCCTCCTGCTCCGCTATCCACTGGGCCCCAACCGCATTTACTCGGCTTACGTTTATCCAATTATGTAAGCCCTTCAGCAAACGTGCCCAAGATTCCTGCACTACCAAAGCCTGcggagaagaaggaagagCCGCGGGAGGTGGACAGTTTTAGCCCGCCGTCTTCTCCAGAACATGTCAAACGCCCATTGGAGCTTCCGGAGAGCGACTTTGGGGTGGATTTTCACAGTGAGGTATATACCCCGCTCGCTGAGCCATTGAAG ATGCCTGTTACCATTACCCCGCCAGACTCAGCTCACAACTCACCTTCCTCCTCGCCCACGATGAAACGCCAGCCCTTGCTACCTCCCCCGTCATTGCCTCAGTCGAACGACAATGGCCTCCTTTCCCCATCTTCATCTCCCTCCCAGTCGCTACTAATTACAAGCCCATCGAGCCCTTCTAAGGCCGGTGCTAATCAGGCTGAACAGCCCACGGAAGATGCTGCCGAGGAACAAAATTCGCCCAGCTCTCCGCCTTGTTTCCTTGACCAAGCATACTCGGAGCTTGTCAGTCGTGTGTGTTTCCATCATTCGTCCCCTGGAGGCACCCCTCCCTATGGACTGGGCGTGGTCACACTGTCTCCCAAGGGAGGCTCTCCTGTTGGATCTGGTGCCAGCTCGCCAGCAACTACCAGCAAGAATGGGCTTCCTCGCGGAGGAAGTTACGTGCTCGGCACGACCCCCACATTCATCAAATGA
- a CDS encoding RNA recognition motif protein, translating to MLSHIRHQTSKTRNQHQIDYRNERGDSNLPTSNLHLPFLIPAWANSTDTTPATAVGGWDTTGNGQAGREPEPEPNTKSNNPAPTPERESRRSRSRSPIRNGTDRRGRDDSSNPGTNLHISGLHPRVTDRQLEDVEKAQVVYDPHTRDSRGFAFVLMHTLEEAEAAITGLNGYVLEGSALRIDKARRGRARTPTPGKYVGPSKYSERSYAPREYDDYRYRRGGDYDDYYNRGFDRRRWYDEDRYGEDRYGGRYERYGSSRSRWDSRDYRDYERDYDYERGSRYNRGGRDDYSRR from the exons ATGCTGAGCCACATCCGACACCAAACAAGCAAGACCCGGAATCAACACCAAATCGACTATAGAAATGAACGAGG CGACTCTAACCTTCCGACTTCGAACTTACACCTACCCTTTTTGATCCCAGCATGGGCTAATTCTACCGATACTACTCCTGCCACTGCTGTCGGTGGGTGGGATACGACAGGGAATGGTCAGGCTGGTCGGGAACCGGAGCCGGAACCGAACACAAAGAGCAACAACCCTGCCCCTACTCCAGAACGCGAGTCAAGGCGCAGTCGTAGTCGTAGCCCGATCCGAAATGGTACAGACCGGCGTGGCAG GGACGATAGTAGCAACCCAGGCACGAACCTGCATATCTCTGGTCTGCACCCCCGCGTGACGGATCGGCAACTAGAAGAC GTCGAAAAGGCGCAAGTTGTGTACGACCCTCATACTCGTGACTCGCGCGGGTTCGCCTTTGTCCTAATGCATACacttgaagaagctgaagcAGCCATCACCGGTCTGAACGGATATGTCCTCGAAGGCTCGGCCCTGCGTATCGACAAG GCTAGGCGCGGCAGAGCTCGCACGCCTACTCCGGGTAAATACGTGGGACCCTCAAAATATTCTGAACGATCATATGCTCCGCGTGAATACGATGACTATAGATATCGAAGAGGTGGCGACTACGACGA TTATTACAACCGTGGATTTGATAGGCGTAGGTGGTATGACGAAGATCGATACGGCGAGGATCGGTATGGTGGGCGGTACGAGAG GTACGGCAGCTCTCGCTCACGTTGGGACAGCAGGGACTACAGGGACTATGAGAGGGATTACGATTATGAAAGAGGTAGTCGCTATAATCGCGGGGGGCGTGATGACTATTCAAGACGATAA